Proteins co-encoded in one Christiangramia fulva genomic window:
- a CDS encoding oligogalacturonate lyase family protein codes for MNEKKVNQKEIPILETGSLKTMPEAWIDKDTHHKIIKLILRKGNNRSFYFHNNPFLPTKDGKGTLMVFYGDTNDGNQLFTVNLNTKELEQITHKPGNKRGEIVGAKTRKVYYKNNDSIFSTDIDTHEDHFVFKFPEGLIGSASTLNADEKLLGGVIITKEEQEIFNKNPDKSDYFNKIYEAKLERSLVTIDIASGKLQKFFTEDAWLNHEQFSPTDPDLFMYCHEGPWHKVDRIWTIDINKLKPHLMHYRTVNREIAGHEFFSPDGKKIWFDLQIPRGETFYLAGKNIKTGKEIRYALKRNEWSIHYNISPDMETFAGDGGDESQVAHAKDGQWIYHFTPAGDSLSSEKLVNMAHHNYELEPNVHFSPDGKWIIFRANFEGKTNVYAVELETTNI; via the coding sequence ATGAATGAAAAGAAGGTGAACCAGAAGGAAATTCCGATTCTTGAAACTGGAAGCCTAAAGACTATGCCGGAAGCATGGATTGATAAAGATACCCATCATAAAATTATAAAGCTCATCCTCAGGAAAGGAAATAACCGAAGTTTCTATTTTCATAATAACCCTTTTCTTCCCACTAAAGATGGCAAAGGTACTTTAATGGTTTTCTATGGAGATACTAATGATGGGAACCAATTATTTACAGTCAATCTAAATACCAAAGAGTTAGAACAAATTACACATAAACCGGGAAACAAAAGGGGGGAAATCGTTGGAGCAAAGACCAGGAAAGTGTATTACAAAAACAATGACAGCATTTTTTCTACAGATATAGATACTCATGAAGATCATTTTGTCTTTAAATTTCCGGAGGGATTGATCGGATCGGCGAGCACTTTGAATGCCGATGAAAAACTTTTGGGAGGCGTCATTATTACCAAAGAAGAGCAGGAGATCTTCAATAAAAATCCAGACAAGAGTGATTACTTCAATAAAATATATGAGGCGAAACTGGAACGTTCCCTGGTCACCATTGATATTGCCAGCGGAAAACTTCAGAAATTTTTCACTGAAGATGCCTGGTTGAATCACGAACAGTTTTCCCCTACAGATCCAGACCTCTTTATGTACTGCCATGAAGGCCCCTGGCATAAAGTAGACCGCATCTGGACGATAGATATTAATAAGCTGAAACCCCACCTGATGCATTATCGAACGGTAAACCGGGAAATTGCTGGGCATGAATTTTTTAGCCCTGACGGAAAGAAAATTTGGTTCGACCTTCAGATACCAAGAGGAGAAACTTTTTATCTTGCGGGAAAGAATATCAAAACCGGAAAGGAAATACGCTATGCCTTAAAAAGGAACGAATGGTCCATTCATTATAACATTTCACCAGATATGGAGACTTTCGCCGGAGATGGTGGAGATGAAAGCCAGGTAGCTCATGCCAAAGACGGCCAATGGATCTACCATTTTACTCCTGCAGGGGACAGCCTTTCTTCGGAAAAACTGGTAAATATGGCACATCATAATTATGAGTTGGAGCCGAATGTTCATTTTTCGCCTGACGGAAAATGGATAATTTTCAGAGCCAATTTTGAGGGGAAAACAAATGTTTATGCCGTAGAGCTGGAAACAACTAATATTTAA
- a CDS encoding glycosyl hydrolase, producing the protein MNKKILIILSLFASLPNLWSQQTNDTASVFPPETSRTSKPWTRWWWMGNAVDKKNLKENLIVLHNAGLGGVEITPIYGIKGEEENFIDYLSPKWMEMLGYTIHIADSLDMGVDMVLGTGWPYGGPKVSAENAATKLVVNKYQLENGERIKKNIEVDPEKEKNYTRLLYVLAFGEDGTYKNLTDELKGKFLNWKARKEDYTIYAVYAGKTGQMVKRAAPGGKGFTLDHYSEEALHEYLQPFNKALQGYEGKIHSIFNDSYEVYGTNFTPKFFVEFEKRRGYDLKPYLPLLLKEEDSEEANRVKSDYRETLSDLLLHNFDEPWTAWAHSKGFKSRLQAHGSPGNLIDLYASADTPECETFGSMPFDIPGFRRLEKNIREGDADPVMLKFSSSAAHISGKPLTSSETFTWLRDHFKTALSQTKPEAEELMLNGINHIYLHGNAYSPERAKWPGWKFYAAVNFSPDNTIWEDAPALFSYISNCQSLLQAGKADNQTLLYWPIYDVWGKYLDGQLFFQFKIHSLDEWLHETPFYKLTNDLMKKGFQLDFISDSYIAKAKVKDGKLLLPGGSYKTLVIPDTKRMKLATLQKLLSLKKQGANIIFQGLPETVPGIKNYKEETQELKKTLNENKDRIRQSSDIQASLKESGVLPESLVDKGLKYIRRDENGNKIYFLVNHTSEAIADFIPLNGHYSEVNIFDPLTGKTGKAVTKSQADQTLVKINLEPGKSLFLKTGEIQGSKNWKYYEIAGNSFPLDGSWNISFEKGGPELPEDTILTQLESWTKLSKKAEAFSGTASYQLEFDKPEADADSWMLNLGDVRESAKVWLNGKYIGDAWSVPFKINIGELKEGKNTLTLKITNLPANRVRDMELRGEEWKIFYEINMVDKDYKKFDATKWEPTPSGLLGPVSMTPLRLDHENSNNHN; encoded by the coding sequence ATGAACAAAAAAATCTTAATCATATTAAGCTTGTTTGCCAGCCTTCCAAATCTATGGAGTCAGCAAACTAATGATACTGCTTCCGTTTTTCCACCGGAGACCAGCCGCACCTCAAAACCCTGGACCCGTTGGTGGTGGATGGGAAATGCAGTAGATAAGAAAAATCTGAAAGAAAACCTCATCGTATTGCATAATGCCGGATTGGGCGGCGTGGAGATCACCCCCATTTATGGCATAAAGGGAGAGGAAGAGAATTTTATCGACTATCTCTCCCCTAAATGGATGGAAATGCTGGGCTATACCATTCATATAGCCGATAGTCTAGATATGGGGGTAGATATGGTGCTGGGCACGGGCTGGCCTTATGGTGGCCCAAAAGTAAGTGCTGAAAATGCAGCCACTAAACTGGTGGTAAACAAATATCAACTTGAAAATGGGGAAAGAATAAAGAAAAACATAGAAGTTGATCCTGAAAAAGAAAAGAATTATACCCGTCTTTTATATGTTCTTGCCTTCGGAGAAGACGGCACCTATAAAAACTTAACTGATGAGCTCAAGGGAAAATTTTTGAACTGGAAAGCACGTAAGGAAGATTATACGATCTATGCCGTTTATGCGGGCAAAACGGGACAGATGGTGAAGCGGGCAGCTCCAGGAGGAAAAGGTTTTACCTTAGATCATTATTCAGAGGAAGCACTGCATGAATATTTGCAGCCTTTCAACAAAGCCCTGCAGGGCTACGAAGGAAAAATTCATTCCATCTTTAATGACAGTTATGAAGTATATGGAACTAATTTCACTCCCAAATTTTTCGTTGAATTTGAAAAGAGACGTGGCTATGATCTCAAGCCATACCTCCCGCTTTTATTAAAGGAAGAAGATTCTGAAGAAGCTAACAGAGTCAAGAGCGACTACCGCGAAACACTTTCAGACCTGTTACTTCACAATTTTGATGAACCCTGGACAGCGTGGGCGCATTCAAAAGGATTTAAAAGTCGTTTACAGGCGCATGGTTCTCCCGGCAATCTAATTGACCTTTATGCCTCTGCCGATACGCCTGAATGTGAAACCTTCGGCTCTATGCCCTTCGATATTCCTGGTTTCCGTCGCCTAGAGAAAAATATTAGAGAAGGAGATGCCGACCCGGTAATGCTTAAATTCTCTTCGTCTGCGGCCCATATATCAGGAAAACCGCTCACCTCTTCGGAAACTTTTACCTGGCTCAGAGATCATTTCAAAACGGCTTTGTCTCAAACCAAACCCGAAGCAGAAGAGTTAATGCTCAACGGAATCAACCACATCTATCTACATGGCAATGCCTACTCCCCCGAGCGTGCAAAGTGGCCCGGTTGGAAGTTTTATGCCGCTGTGAACTTTAGCCCTGATAACACTATTTGGGAAGATGCCCCTGCCCTTTTCTCTTATATCTCCAACTGCCAATCCCTGCTTCAGGCTGGAAAAGCCGATAACCAGACTTTGCTATACTGGCCGATCTACGATGTTTGGGGGAAATATCTCGACGGGCAGCTTTTTTTTCAATTCAAGATCCATTCCCTGGATGAATGGCTTCACGAAACACCTTTTTACAAACTTACTAATGACCTGATGAAAAAAGGTTTTCAGCTGGATTTTATTTCAGATAGCTATATAGCAAAAGCCAAGGTGAAAGACGGTAAACTGTTATTACCCGGTGGAAGCTATAAAACACTTGTCATTCCCGATACTAAAAGAATGAAATTGGCAACCCTCCAAAAACTACTATCTTTGAAAAAGCAGGGAGCAAATATTATTTTTCAGGGCCTTCCCGAAACGGTACCTGGCATTAAAAATTACAAAGAGGAAACGCAGGAACTTAAGAAAACACTTAACGAAAATAAAGATCGTATAAGGCAGTCTTCAGATATTCAAGCGTCTCTAAAAGAATCTGGGGTACTTCCTGAGTCTCTTGTCGATAAAGGACTAAAATACATCCGAAGGGATGAAAATGGAAACAAAATCTATTTCCTTGTCAATCACACTTCTGAGGCTATAGCCGACTTTATACCTCTTAACGGCCACTATTCCGAAGTAAATATTTTTGACCCTCTAACAGGAAAAACCGGGAAAGCCGTAACAAAAAGCCAGGCAGACCAGACGCTGGTAAAAATAAACCTAGAACCCGGAAAATCTTTATTTCTGAAGACCGGAGAAATCCAGGGAAGTAAAAACTGGAAGTATTACGAAATTGCAGGAAACAGTTTTCCCCTTGACGGTAGCTGGAATATCTCTTTTGAAAAAGGAGGTCCGGAACTACCAGAGGATACCATACTTACCCAACTTGAAAGCTGGACGAAATTGAGCAAAAAAGCCGAAGCTTTTTCAGGAACCGCATCCTACCAATTGGAATTTGACAAACCTGAGGCAGATGCTGATAGTTGGATGTTAAATCTTGGCGATGTGCGGGAAAGTGCCAAAGTATGGTTGAATGGGAAATATATAGGGGACGCATGGTCGGTTCCCTTCAAAATAAATATTGGTGAATTAAAAGAAGGTAAAAATACTTTAACGCTGAAGATAACGAATCTTCCCGCGAATAGGGTTCGGGATATGGAGCTTCGAGGTGAGGAATGGAAGATCTTTTATGAAATCAACATGGTAGACAAAGATTACAAAAAGTTTGATGCTACCAAATGGGAGCCAACCCCTTCCGGTCTGCTTGGACCTGTTTCGATGACTCCTTTAAGATTAGACCACGAAAATTCAAACAACCACAATTAG